A window from Musa acuminata AAA Group cultivar baxijiao chromosome BXJ3-10, Cavendish_Baxijiao_AAA, whole genome shotgun sequence encodes these proteins:
- the LOC135650426 gene encoding protein Barley B recombinant-like encodes MDEDGGLGIRNWGYYEPPSKGNLGLQLMSSAAERNTKPLQSGGGFFHRDCSIPEPSVQMDFGRDGWIHHGRDSNKILEMLPVNHHHHHHHSHYGILHDPSVTQNIQMLQHPEPPKDDKLPMMDEPVGKNETPLKKRAQARPQKSSKAKKPKKVAAPKDETTNGSVSHGKSSRSSGMVINGITLDISGIPTPVCSCTGKPQPCYRWGAGGWQSACCTTSISMYPLPMSTKRRGARIAGRKMSQGAFKKVLEKLTEEGHNLSNPIDLRPLWAKHGTNKFVTIR; translated from the coding sequence ATGGATGAGGATGGGGGGTTGGGCATTCGGAATTGGGGCTACTATGAGCCGCCTTCGAAGGGGAACCTTGGCTTGCAGCTCATGTCCTCGGCTGCGGAGCGCAACACCAAGCCTCTGCAGTCCGGCGGAGGATTCTTCCATCGGGATTGCAGTATCCCGGAGCCATCCGTGCAGATGGATTTTGGGAGAGATGGCTGGATCCACCATGGACGAGACAGCAATAAGATCCTTGAGATGCTGCCGGTgaatcaccatcaccatcaccaccaTTCCCATTACGGCATCCTTCATGATCCTTCGGTCACCCAGAACATCCAGATGTTGCAGCATCCGGAACCACCCAAGGATGACAAGCTTCCGATGATGGATGAACCTGTTGGTAAAAATGAGACTCCTTTAAAGAAGAGGGCCCAGGCTCGCCCCCAAAAATCATCAAAAGCTAAGAAGCCAAAGAAAGTAGCAGCACCGAAAGATGAGACCACTAATGGTTCTGTGTCACATGGGAAATCTAGTAGGAGCTCAGGAATGGTCATTAATGGAATTACCCTCGATATCTCAGGGATCCCAACGCCGGTTTGCTCTTGCACAGGCAAGCCACAGCCATGCTACCGATGGGGCGCTGGAGGCTGGCAGTCAGCTTGCTGCACCACCAGCATTTCGATGTACCCCCTCCCAATGAGCACCAAAAGGCGAGGGGCGCGCATTGCCGGCCGGAAGATGAGTCAGGGGGCATTCAAGAAGGTTTTGGAAAAGCTCACTGAAGAAGGCCATAACCTGTCTAATCCAATTGACTTGAGGCCTCTCTGGGCTAAACATGGCACCAACAAGTTTGTGACAATAAGGTAA